The proteins below are encoded in one region of Parvicella tangerina:
- a CDS encoding Tudor-knot domain-containing protein: protein MKKLFWMLTLIIGLNAVVLSQSELKVGDKVEVNWLGKGTYYSGQIDQIEGEKYFIRYDDGDEEWTTSEFINVIPESAFNVGDRVEANWNNEGTYLPAIVKSVKGENFYLKYDDGNLEWTTADKIKAKEGSKCLDKTTKYKKGEKVDLLYNDKWYDATILEAKGDGEYKVHYDGWDSKWDEYVCNDRLQPRTEKEESTGPKGSASGSAASSSSSKEEVGKIRLRNNCSHATVMRVGEKDYTIDKFKYIDIQVDERVWISTLVDGKPTGKQLYFLETGVLEFYADCR from the coding sequence ATGAAGAAACTGTTTTGGATGCTGACTTTAATCATTGGCTTAAATGCGGTGGTTTTGAGTCAATCAGAATTGAAAGTGGGAGATAAGGTAGAGGTAAATTGGTTAGGGAAAGGAACTTATTATTCTGGGCAGATCGATCAAATTGAAGGGGAGAAATACTTCATTAGGTATGATGATGGGGATGAGGAGTGGACCACTTCAGAGTTCATAAACGTTATCCCTGAAAGTGCCTTTAATGTCGGGGATAGGGTAGAGGCTAACTGGAATAATGAGGGGACTTATCTTCCTGCTATTGTGAAATCAGTAAAGGGGGAGAATTTTTACTTAAAATACGATGATGGCAATTTAGAGTGGACAACTGCTGATAAGATTAAAGCAAAAGAGGGAAGTAAATGTTTAGATAAAACTACGAAGTACAAGAAAGGAGAGAAAGTAGATCTCCTATATAATGATAAATGGTATGATGCTACGATTCTTGAAGCTAAAGGAGATGGAGAGTATAAAGTACACTACGATGGTTGGGACTCAAAGTGGGATGAATATGTTTGCAACGATCGCCTTCAGCCACGAACAGAAAAGGAAGAATCAACAGGACCAAAAGGTAGTGCCTCTGGAAGTGCCGCCAGCTCTAGCTCGTCAAAAGAGGAGGTTGGAAAAATTAGATTGAGAAATAATTGTTCACATGCTACAGTGATGCGCGTAGGAGAAAAGGATTATACGATCGATAAATTCAAATATATTGATATTCAAGTAGACGAACGTGTTTGGATTAGCACGTTAGTGGATGGGAAGCCTACTGGCAAACAACTTTATTTCTTGGAAACAGGAGTTCTCGAATTTTATGCGGATTGTAGGTAG
- the porM gene encoding type IX secretion system motor protein PorM/GldM — MAGGKETPRQKMIGLMYLVLMAMLAMNVSKEVINSFVTLSNNIENQNTDLVNSNRNMIGTLFGKMNSPEIAENEKKELKELYNKALKVHGMARNTANFYMNNAQEMLVEGQEGNWLYDAGDGFLAVKDLVHHEYNKKDDYDIPTRIFVGTDHQNITEKGKSLVTTLENYRDSLCILLAQKEGDKGEQYYFEPIEVVRKTEDDTTFLTQLDAALTTVKESDKLLIKEIYRLLTMPQFVDNHGENYPWQAGQFDHAPMVAASAIFTSLKGRVLQAEKIVLNNFNEQNDAPVFPINKVEPLAFASTSYLNVGDSLDMAVMVAAFDTTATPEIRYWVDDTLRTPENMKTANINSVKLGGGVGEHRVVGEIAVQTKSGVEWRPFTYKYSVGSPNATISAADLNVLYANNWKNRIKVSAGGYDPSTISVKGQNCTISKEGSSYVATVSKVGKKAKISVSAKDKDGNSVSLTTKEFVIRALPKPQLYYAGKSFEDPYIPKTYLGANAVMVDLPDKILDVSYKVTSFDLTTISSKGPADMHSNSNQFTQQMKEAKSKLGSGSKLIFSNVMVSINGSKSVPIAGMTLTVQ, encoded by the coding sequence ATGGCTGGTGGAAAAGAAACTCCGAGACAAAAGATGATTGGCTTAATGTACCTGGTACTGATGGCCATGCTTGCGATGAATGTATCAAAGGAAGTGATTAACTCCTTTGTAACGCTAAGTAACAACATCGAAAATCAAAATACCGATCTGGTTAATTCTAACAGAAATATGATTGGAACCTTATTTGGAAAAATGAACAGTCCAGAGATCGCTGAAAATGAAAAGAAAGAACTCAAAGAATTGTATAACAAAGCATTAAAAGTACATGGAATGGCAAGAAATACAGCCAACTTCTACATGAATAATGCGCAGGAAATGTTGGTAGAAGGTCAAGAAGGTAATTGGCTATACGATGCTGGTGACGGCTTTCTTGCAGTCAAGGATCTTGTACACCATGAGTATAACAAAAAAGATGACTATGATATTCCAACACGGATATTTGTAGGTACTGACCACCAAAATATCACGGAAAAAGGAAAAAGTCTGGTGACTACCTTAGAAAATTACAGGGACTCTTTATGCATCCTCTTAGCCCAAAAAGAAGGAGATAAAGGGGAACAATATTACTTTGAACCGATAGAAGTAGTAAGAAAAACAGAAGATGACACCACTTTTTTAACACAATTGGACGCTGCACTTACAACCGTAAAAGAATCCGATAAATTATTGATTAAGGAGATTTACAGGTTGCTTACGATGCCTCAGTTTGTTGATAATCATGGAGAAAATTATCCTTGGCAGGCTGGGCAATTTGATCATGCACCGATGGTGGCGGCTTCAGCAATTTTTACCTCACTCAAGGGACGTGTTTTGCAGGCGGAGAAGATCGTACTTAATAACTTTAATGAACAGAATGATGCCCCTGTGTTTCCAATTAACAAAGTAGAGCCTTTGGCATTTGCCTCTACCAGTTACCTCAATGTCGGAGATAGTTTAGATATGGCGGTAATGGTGGCTGCATTTGATACTACAGCAACCCCTGAAATTAGATACTGGGTAGATGATACGCTACGCACCCCTGAAAACATGAAAACGGCTAATATCAACTCCGTGAAACTTGGTGGAGGTGTTGGAGAGCATAGGGTAGTTGGAGAAATAGCTGTTCAAACCAAAAGTGGAGTAGAATGGAGACCATTTACGTACAAGTATAGTGTGGGATCTCCAAATGCAACAATTTCAGCAGCAGACCTTAATGTATTATATGCTAATAACTGGAAAAATCGTATTAAGGTTTCTGCTGGTGGGTATGATCCTTCAACGATATCGGTTAAAGGTCAAAACTGCACGATTTCGAAGGAAGGAAGTAGTTATGTAGCCACAGTTAGCAAGGTTGGAAAAAAAGCGAAGATTAGCGTAAGTGCAAAGGACAAAGATGGTAATTCAGTGAGCTTGACTACCAAGGAGTTTGTCATTAGAGCTTTACCCAAACCACAGTTGTACTATGCAGGTAAGTCTTTTGAAGATCCGTATATCCCTAAAACATATTTGGGTGCTAACGCTGTGATGGTAGATCTTCCAGATAAGATTTTGGATGTAAGCTACAAAGTGACAAGTTTTGACTTGACGACCATATCTTCAAAAGGTCCTGCTGATATGCATAGCAACTCCAACCAGTTTACGCAGCAAATGAAAGAAGCTAAGAGTAAGTTGGGATCTGGCAGTAAGTTGATCTTTAGTAATGTTATGGTGAGTATAAATGGCTCCAAGAGTGTTCCCATCGCAGGGATGACCCTAACCGTACAGTAG
- the porN gene encoding type IX secretion system ring protein PorN/GldN yields MTLRTLFEASTLLFLSINLSAQMPGFPDQGNNGVMKGSHIQHHIPTKRVVNYPYLRNADVMWAKRVWRTIDLRQKQNYALYYPLEPISQDRMSLFDVIKYGALTEGSLTIYDYKNGVYNDDQFRFPVLRQSAETNEEYHLRLESFFGEKLLTPVIDPMTGAVVYDENGIEMMDTVVNLYTAKDIIKYEIKEDWFFDKQRSVMDVRIIGIAPIVNYVDQKTNAVLGTKTLFYLYFPECRYLFQNFFVYNPHNDAQRMSFDDLFWKRDFSSYIHKESNVYDRSIDPNHRGVDALLESERIKLDLFILEHDLWNL; encoded by the coding sequence ATGACTCTAAGAACCCTTTTTGAAGCCAGCACCTTACTTTTCTTATCAATTAATTTATCTGCTCAGATGCCTGGATTTCCAGATCAGGGAAATAATGGGGTGATGAAAGGAAGTCATATACAACATCACATCCCCACAAAACGTGTTGTAAATTATCCTTACTTAAGAAATGCTGACGTGATGTGGGCAAAAAGAGTTTGGCGTACAATAGATCTTCGTCAAAAACAAAACTACGCCTTGTACTATCCTTTAGAACCGATTTCTCAAGACAGAATGTCGTTGTTTGATGTGATTAAGTATGGTGCTTTAACAGAAGGTAGCTTAACCATTTACGACTATAAAAATGGCGTTTATAATGATGACCAATTCAGATTTCCAGTGCTGAGACAATCAGCTGAAACGAACGAGGAGTATCACCTTCGTCTGGAATCTTTCTTTGGAGAAAAATTGCTTACTCCTGTTATTGATCCAATGACGGGTGCTGTGGTATATGATGAGAATGGAATAGAAATGATGGATACTGTGGTGAACCTGTATACAGCAAAGGATATCATTAAGTATGAGATTAAGGAAGATTGGTTTTTTGATAAGCAACGTTCGGTAATGGATGTGAGGATTATTGGTATTGCACCCATTGTCAATTATGTTGATCAGAAGACGAATGCTGTGTTGGGGACGAAGACTTTATTCTACCTTTATTTTCCTGAGTGTAGGTATTTGTTTCAGAACTTTTTTGTTTACAATCCGCACAATGATGCACAACGTATGAGTTTTGATGATCTTTTCTGGAAAAGAGATTTTAGCAGTTACATCCATAAGGAAAGCAATGTATATGATCGCTCTATCGATCCTAACCATAGAGGAGTAGATGCATTGCTTGAGTCAGAACGAATCAAACTAGACCTGTTTATTTTGGAACACGACCTTTGGAATTTGTAG
- the porN gene encoding type IX secretion system ring protein PorN/GldN, translating into MIRRLIETTTLLLLSISAVAQLPSTGVSSGSGVLDGVYVQEHIPTKRVIQYTHLREADVMWSKRVWRTIDLREKQNHPLYYPIEPISDRMSLFDVIKYGATEEGSITLYDFKNGVYNDDQFRFPVIKQTGESDEEFKKRVESFFGTITVAPKFDPVTGAIMYDTNGIEIMDTLVNPYTARDIIKYEIKEDWFFDKQRSVMDVRIIGIAPIVNYVDPNTNAVIGTKTLFYLYFPECRYLFQNFFVYNPHNDAQRMSFDDLFWKRDFNSYIHKESNVYDRAINPNWLGVDALLESEKIKGEMFRMEHDLWNL; encoded by the coding sequence ATGATTAGAAGATTAATTGAAACCACCACCTTACTTCTTTTGTCTATCTCAGCAGTTGCGCAGTTGCCGTCAACTGGAGTGAGTTCGGGATCGGGTGTTTTGGATGGAGTTTATGTTCAAGAACATATTCCAACCAAACGAGTGATCCAGTACACGCATCTTCGTGAAGCTGATGTAATGTGGTCGAAGAGAGTGTGGAGAACAATCGATCTTCGTGAGAAGCAAAATCATCCGCTTTATTACCCAATAGAGCCGATCTCAGATAGAATGTCTTTGTTTGATGTAATTAAGTATGGTGCTACTGAAGAAGGTAGTATTACACTTTATGACTTCAAGAATGGTGTATATAATGATGACCAGTTCAGATTCCCGGTAATTAAACAAACTGGAGAGTCTGATGAGGAATTCAAGAAAAGAGTAGAGTCTTTCTTCGGAACAATCACGGTTGCTCCTAAGTTTGACCCTGTTACAGGTGCTATTATGTACGATACTAATGGTATCGAAATAATGGATACCTTGGTTAACCCTTACACTGCTAGAGACATTATCAAGTATGAGATTAAGGAAGATTGGTTTTTTGATAAACAGCGTTCTGTGATGGATGTTAGAATTATTGGTATTGCACCAATTGTAAACTATGTGGATCCTAACACAAACGCGGTTATCGGTACAAAAACACTGTTTTACCTTTATTTCCCTGAGTGTAGATATCTATTTCAGAACTTCTTCGTGTACAATCCGCACAATGATGCGCAACGTATGAGTTTTGACGATTTATTCTGGAAGAGAGATTTCAATAGCTATATTCACAAGGAGAGTAATGTGTATGACAGAGCAATCAACCCTAACTGGTTAGGTGTGGATGCGCTTCTTGAATCAGAAAAGATCAAAGGAGAAATGTTCAGAATGGAACATGACCTTTGGAACTTGTAA
- the porM gene encoding type IX secretion system motor protein PorM/GldM codes for MAGGKETPRQKMIGLMYLVLMAMLAMNVSKEVINAFVTLNNNIDGANRDMIYANGQLIDDMAAKAKNPELGDKERAEAEMWYQRGLDVHSMCRRTSNFFMNEANAMLAEGQPGEWVEDRGDGFLSIIDLNDHEHPYEKKDDYDVPTRLFVGDNHKKINDRGVALKETLENYRDSLCILIGDKVKEDGTGSYSFTPPEGLVKENNEDTTWLEALQPALESVKPEDQAAIKEIYRILTVPEMVHNHGEEYPWQAGQFDHAPMAAAAAIFTGIKSKVIQAEKVALANFGEQSQAPPFKFNKIEPLSFANTAYINQGDSLNMRVMIAAYDSTAATEIRYWVDDSTYSEENMIESSKNDVTLAGGVGDHFVYGQIAVETKSGKEWKSFKPFKYSVGSPNAAVSAYDLKVLYKGWNNRIQVAAGGFPPEAVKVSGSGCSIKKEGEFYIAKPTVGVGSAATITVSATADDGSTVQLTKEEFRVYPLPKPTPQFGGKGIESSSISTVVARQGPPIFADLSGSPLDIKYTVSSFEMIVVKGGKVGKLKSNSNQMTGEMKAALKTMNKGSSLTFSNIRAKGPNGEVPIGALGFVLN; via the coding sequence ATGGCAGGAGGTAAAGAAACCCCAAGACAGAAGATGATCGGTCTGATGTATCTGGTATTGATGGCCATGCTTGCGATGAACGTATCTAAAGAGGTTATTAATGCGTTCGTAACGCTAAACAATAACATCGATGGTGCGAACCGTGACATGATCTATGCTAACGGACAGTTAATTGATGACATGGCAGCTAAAGCGAAGAACCCTGAGTTGGGTGACAAAGAAAGAGCAGAAGCTGAAATGTGGTATCAAAGAGGACTGGATGTGCACTCGATGTGTAGAAGAACTTCTAATTTCTTCATGAATGAAGCGAATGCAATGTTGGCAGAAGGACAACCCGGAGAATGGGTTGAAGACCGAGGAGATGGCTTCTTATCAATTATTGATTTGAACGACCATGAGCATCCTTATGAGAAGAAAGATGACTACGATGTACCTACTCGATTATTTGTTGGTGATAACCATAAAAAAATCAATGATAGAGGTGTAGCATTGAAGGAAACACTTGAAAACTACAGAGACTCACTTTGTATCTTGATTGGTGATAAAGTAAAAGAAGATGGAACAGGAAGTTATTCTTTTACTCCACCAGAAGGACTAGTAAAAGAGAATAATGAAGATACAACTTGGTTAGAAGCACTTCAACCAGCATTGGAATCCGTAAAGCCTGAAGATCAGGCTGCAATCAAGGAGATCTACAGAATTCTAACAGTACCTGAAATGGTGCATAATCACGGTGAAGAGTATCCTTGGCAGGCTGGACAGTTTGACCACGCTCCAATGGCTGCAGCTGCGGCAATCTTCACCGGCATTAAATCAAAAGTGATTCAGGCAGAGAAAGTTGCATTGGCAAACTTTGGTGAGCAATCTCAAGCTCCACCGTTTAAGTTTAACAAGATTGAACCGCTTTCTTTTGCAAACACTGCTTACATTAACCAAGGAGATTCTCTTAACATGAGAGTGATGATCGCAGCATACGATTCTACTGCTGCAACAGAGATCAGATATTGGGTGGATGATTCTACTTATTCTGAAGAGAACATGATTGAGTCTAGCAAGAACGATGTAACCCTTGCTGGAGGAGTTGGAGATCACTTTGTTTATGGACAAATTGCTGTAGAAACTAAGAGTGGTAAGGAATGGAAATCATTCAAACCATTTAAGTATTCGGTAGGTTCGCCTAACGCTGCAGTTTCGGCATACGATTTGAAAGTATTGTATAAAGGGTGGAACAACAGGATTCAGGTAGCTGCAGGTGGTTTCCCACCAGAAGCGGTTAAGGTTTCTGGATCAGGATGTTCTATCAAGAAAGAAGGAGAATTCTATATTGCTAAACCAACAGTTGGCGTTGGATCAGCTGCTACAATTACAGTAAGTGCAACTGCTGATGACGGTTCAACTGTTCAGTTGACAAAAGAAGAGTTTAGGGTTTACCCACTTCCGAAACCAACTCCACAATTTGGAGGAAAAGGAATTGAGTCAAGTTCCATCTCTACAGTTGTTGCAAGACAAGGACCTCCGATCTTTGCGGATCTTAGTGGATCACCACTTGATATCAAGTATACGGTGAGTAGCTTTGAAATGATCGTTGTGAAGGGAGGAAAAGTTGGTAAATTGAAGTCTAACTCTAACCAAATGACTGGGGAGATGAAGGCTGCTCTTAAAACAATGAATAAAGGTTCTTCACTTACGTTTAGTAATATTAGAGCAAAAGGTCCTAACGGAGAAGTTCCAATTGGAGCGTTAGGGTTTGTATTAAACTAA
- the porL gene encoding type IX secretion system motor protein PorL/GldL: MSGNGFFASKRFKNIMKFVYGWGGAIVIVGALFKILHLPGANIMLIVGLLTEAAIFFISAFEPLHEEVDWTLVYPELAMGHAQDTHDALPEVEDLEEIEEGDDLSVVEQLDSMLAEAKIEPELIQSLGDGLRSLSSTASGMGDLSKATAATDEFVGNIQSASSKVGALSDAYAKASESLMGLANTEDAGTSFGEQMTKVSGNLAALNNVYEMQLKGATEHLNATEQMYGGITELMTNLHSSLDDTKKYKETMAELSKNLTALNTVYGNMLNAMNVNA; the protein is encoded by the coding sequence ATGAGTGGAAATGGATTTTTCGCAAGTAAGCGATTTAAAAACATCATGAAGTTCGTATACGGATGGGGTGGTGCAATTGTAATCGTTGGAGCATTATTTAAAATTTTGCACTTACCAGGTGCAAACATTATGTTGATCGTAGGTCTGTTAACAGAGGCAGCGATCTTCTTTATCTCGGCATTTGAGCCGTTACACGAGGAGGTAGATTGGACGTTGGTATATCCTGAACTGGCAATGGGACATGCACAGGATACACACGATGCGTTACCAGAGGTTGAAGACCTTGAAGAAATCGAAGAAGGAGATGACCTTTCTGTTGTTGAACAACTGGATTCAATGTTGGCTGAGGCTAAAATTGAACCTGAATTAATTCAGTCTCTTGGAGATGGATTAAGAAGTTTATCTTCAACGGCATCCGGGATGGGTGATCTATCTAAAGCAACGGCTGCTACAGATGAGTTTGTTGGAAACATTCAATCCGCTTCATCTAAAGTAGGAGCATTATCTGATGCTTATGCTAAAGCTTCTGAGTCGCTAATGGGATTGGCAAACACAGAAGATGCTGGAACATCGTTTGGAGAGCAAATGACGAAAGTGTCAGGAAATTTGGCTGCTTTGAACAATGTTTATGAAATGCAATTAAAAGGTGCAACAGAGCACTTGAATGCAACAGAGCAAATGTACGGTGGTATCACTGAATTGATGACAAACTTACACTCGTCATTAGATGATACTAAGAAGTACAAAGAAACTATGGCTGAATTAAGTAAAAACTTAACGGCATTGAATACTGTTTACGGTAACATGCTGAATGCTATGAATGTTAATGCTTAA
- the porK gene encoding type IX secretion system lipoprotein PorK/GldK, translated as MKKLLYLFLFALLALGSCADGSRGELVGVLGRRAWYHPDLYGMLYIPAGGFQMGQSDQDVPWGEYTRMKTVSVQAFYMDQTEISNNEYRQFVYWVRDSIARRILGEEMGEDGWLLPTYDDELQEKDVEEWVLDWRTKLDYRKHLDNEQFPFLASMFLNPSDRFYGRLEIDTRELMFEYYWIDMKEAAVKGRPLVKKISNEAYENDEHPDHRTEMKNGYLPFPQDPTVQRGRDLDLGYRNSKGQNNAIRGHEDRSRFIIKEIINVYPDTLCWIHDFTYSFNEPMTNMYFWHVAYDNYPVVGVTWQQANAFNVWRTQLLNTWRAAQWDTYVQDFRLPTEAEWEYAARGGLDLSPYPWGGPYIRNSRGCFLGNFKPMRGRYMEDGGFHTVEVTSYHPNDYGLYCMAGNVAEWCSTAYDESVYEFSHDLNPQYTYNALDHDPPSMKRKVIRGGSWKDIGYYLQTGTRTYEYQDSAKSYVGYRSVMSYLGRGGPNKDEGGL; from the coding sequence ATGAAAAAGTTGTTGTATTTATTCTTATTCGCCTTACTTGCCTTGGGAAGTTGTGCTGATGGTTCTCGAGGAGAGCTCGTTGGAGTTCTTGGAAGAAGAGCCTGGTACCATCCAGATTTGTATGGAATGCTTTATATTCCAGCTGGAGGATTCCAAATGGGGCAAAGTGACCAGGATGTCCCTTGGGGTGAGTATACTCGTATGAAAACGGTTTCGGTTCAAGCTTTCTACATGGACCAAACGGAGATTTCAAACAACGAATATCGTCAGTTTGTATACTGGGTTAGAGATTCCATTGCACGTAGAATCCTCGGAGAGGAAATGGGTGAAGATGGATGGTTGCTACCAACTTATGATGACGAGTTACAAGAAAAAGACGTGGAAGAGTGGGTTCTTGATTGGAGGACGAAGCTAGATTACAGAAAGCATCTAGACAATGAGCAGTTTCCTTTCTTAGCTTCAATGTTCTTAAATCCCTCAGACCGGTTCTATGGTAGATTGGAGATTGACACCAGAGAGTTGATGTTCGAATACTATTGGATAGATATGAAGGAGGCTGCTGTTAAAGGTAGACCACTTGTTAAAAAAATATCTAATGAAGCTTATGAGAATGATGAACACCCAGATCATCGTACGGAAATGAAGAATGGTTATTTGCCGTTTCCTCAGGATCCAACGGTTCAACGAGGTAGAGACCTTGATTTAGGTTATAGAAACTCCAAAGGTCAGAATAATGCTATCAGAGGACATGAGGACAGGTCTCGTTTCATTATCAAAGAAATAATTAATGTGTATCCTGATACGTTGTGCTGGATTCATGATTTTACCTACAGTTTTAATGAGCCAATGACGAATATGTACTTCTGGCATGTGGCTTATGATAACTATCCAGTCGTTGGGGTTACCTGGCAGCAGGCAAATGCCTTTAATGTTTGGAGAACGCAGCTCTTAAATACTTGGAGAGCAGCCCAATGGGATACTTATGTTCAGGACTTTAGACTACCTACAGAAGCTGAGTGGGAATATGCCGCAAGAGGTGGACTTGACTTAAGTCCGTATCCGTGGGGAGGTCCTTACATTAGAAACTCGAGAGGTTGTTTCTTGGGGAACTTCAAACCTATGAGAGGTAGATACATGGAGGACGGAGGTTTCCACACGGTGGAGGTTACATCTTATCACCCTAATGATTACGGTCTTTATTGTATGGCTGGTAACGTGGCTGAGTGGTGTAGTACTGCTTATGATGAATCAGTTTATGAGTTTTCTCATGACCTTAACCCTCAGTATACGTATAATGCATTAGATCATGATCCGCCTTCCATGAAACGTAAAGTAATTAGAGGAGGTTCTTGGAAAGATATTGGATACTACCTGCAAACGGGTACTAGAACTTATGAATATCAAGATTCAGCTAAGTCTTACGTAGGCTATAGAAGTGTTATGTCTTACTTAGGAAGAGGTGGACCGAATAAAGATGAGGGAGGACTTTAA
- a CDS encoding PorP/SprF family type IX secretion system membrane protein, with protein sequence MKKILLTLTVACSGLFATAQQDYQFTHYMFDNLSFNPGYAGITKSICGTALFREQWAQFTGNPRTGLVNVHAPVQFLRGGLGLTYVNDQLGFEKNNIVRLAYSYHLGLGAGDLGIGVSAGIIQKSIQANWITPDGTPWGDDASIASNNGSDLVPDINFGVFYRTNQLYMGISATHLGQFDMDQLNLQNVHHYWVTAGYKYQINPDWVLRPSILAKTDAKSTQIDLNVNVLFRDMVWAGVSYRLSDAIAPMLGYQTKIGDGLLRIGYAYDVTTSQLSGYSKGSHDIMLNYCFSLEKPPVIQKSKNPRFL encoded by the coding sequence ATGAAGAAAATTTTACTTACACTAACTGTTGCATGTTCAGGGCTGTTCGCTACAGCGCAACAAGATTATCAATTCACGCATTACATGTTCGATAATCTCTCGTTTAATCCTGGTTATGCTGGAATTACTAAATCGATTTGTGGTACCGCATTGTTTAGAGAGCAATGGGCGCAGTTTACAGGAAACCCTAGAACTGGGCTGGTGAATGTGCATGCTCCTGTGCAGTTTCTTAGAGGAGGTTTAGGATTGACTTATGTAAATGATCAGTTAGGTTTTGAAAAGAATAACATCGTTAGATTGGCCTATTCATACCATTTAGGCTTGGGTGCTGGTGATCTTGGTATTGGAGTTTCTGCTGGGATCATTCAAAAGAGTATTCAGGCAAACTGGATTACTCCAGATGGTACGCCTTGGGGGGACGATGCTAGTATAGCGTCTAACAATGGTAGTGATTTAGTTCCAGATATTAATTTCGGGGTGTTCTATAGAACAAACCAATTGTACATGGGGATTAGTGCGACACATTTAGGTCAGTTTGATATGGATCAACTAAATCTTCAGAATGTTCATCACTATTGGGTTACGGCAGGGTATAAGTATCAGATTAATCCAGATTGGGTGTTGAGACCGTCTATTCTTGCTAAAACTGATGCTAAATCAACGCAAATTGATCTAAATGTAAACGTTTTGTTTAGAGATATGGTTTGGGCTGGAGTTTCTTATAGACTCTCGGATGCAATAGCTCCTATGTTGGGTTACCAAACTAAGATCGGAGACGGATTATTGAGAATTGGTTATGCTTATGATGTAACCACTTCGCAATTGAGCGGTTATAGTAAAGGATCGCATGATATCATGTTGAACTATTGCTTTAGCTTAGAGAAACCACCAGTAATACAGAAATCAAAGAATCCAAGATTCTTATAA
- a CDS encoding TetR/AcrR family transcriptional regulator, with protein sequence MSIDIMGRTPVNKKRVTNKAKQDEIAHRLGQVFFEHGFSNTSTEELCDIAKKSKATIYKYFQSKEEIITYITNEKLSEIERFQVFLFAEELSFSERYKKAVMLVIEAFEGISHYFLTDLKNDYPELFEALATLKNFSIALLEDFYAKGVKAGAFRNIDPKLLAANDDLFFTAILETEFLSDKSFSIHELFESYFNARFKGILKNNSK encoded by the coding sequence TTGTCAATAGACATTATGGGAAGGACACCGGTTAACAAAAAAAGAGTCACCAATAAAGCTAAACAGGATGAGATTGCTCATCGCCTTGGGCAAGTGTTTTTTGAACATGGGTTTTCAAACACTTCAACGGAGGAATTATGTGACATCGCAAAAAAATCAAAAGCAACTATTTACAAGTATTTCCAATCAAAGGAGGAAATCATCACTTATATCACCAATGAGAAACTGAGTGAGATCGAGCGCTTTCAAGTTTTCTTGTTTGCTGAAGAACTATCTTTCTCGGAGCGCTACAAGAAAGCTGTAATGCTAGTTATAGAGGCTTTCGAGGGAATTTCACATTATTTCCTTACGGACCTTAAGAATGACTACCCTGAGTTATTTGAGGCGCTAGCTACACTAAAGAATTTCAGCATTGCGCTTTTAGAAGATTTCTACGCCAAAGGTGTGAAAGCTGGAGCTTTTAGAAATATAGATCCGAAACTACTTGCCGCAAACGATGACCTGTTTTTTACCGCCATTCTGGAAACGGAATTTCTAAGCGACAAATCTTTTTCCATACACGAACTTTTTGAAAGTTACTTTAATGCTCGTTTTAAAGGAATTCTTAAAAACAATAGTAAGTGA